The proteins below come from a single Procambarus clarkii isolate CNS0578487 chromosome 44, FALCON_Pclarkii_2.0, whole genome shotgun sequence genomic window:
- the LOC123745371 gene encoding uncharacterized protein, producing the protein MKANFILSSLLNKLCLSLLKILTCVLAAAADAAPQGYNLAKPSGPAFGGGGGFGGGGGFGGGIGIGGGGGIGGGIGIGGGAGIGGGAGIGGGGVYGGGCGGGQILHVDGSCVTPVVTRNLYVYKAPPLSPIIGPKPYIPPPRIEHNIVFIRTPEVGFGQEPIVVPPPQQKNVVYVLNKRPLHDQKVIHVPAPEQTNPEVFFVNYGEGENPTLPTGEDLQSALSSAAQGGGNVIGGFGGGFGGDGGFGSGGGFDGGAGFVSGGGSFGGGGGSFDGGAGFVSGGGSFGGGGVSGGIGHTVSQPSSLYSAP; encoded by the coding sequence ATGAAAGCAAATTTCATTCTCAGCAGTTTACTAAATAAGTTGTGTTTATCTCTCCTTAAGATACTGACATGTGTGCTGGCAGCCGCTGCGGACGCCGCCCCTCAGGGATATAACCTAGCCAAGCCCTCTGGTCCAGCATTTGGAGGTGGCGGAGGGTTTGGCGGTGGCGGAGGGTTTGGAGGTGGAATAGGgattggaggtggtggagggattGGAGGTGGGATAGGAATTGGTGGTGGCGCTGGGATTGGAGGTGGCGCAGGGATTGGAGGTGGCGGTGTGTATGGTGGAGGTTGCGGAGGCGGGCAGATCCTCCATGTTGACGGCAGCTGTGTGACTCCTGTGGTCACTCGCAATCTCTATGTGTACAAAGCTCCTCCATTATCCCCAATCATTGGCCCAAAGCCATACATTCCTCCACCAAGAATTGAACACAATATCGTGTTCATCCGGACCCCAGAAGTCGGATTTGGTCAGGAACCCATTGTTGTGCCACCACCCCAACAGAAGAACGTTGTGTACGTCCTCAACAAGCGACCCTTGCACGACCAGAAGGTCATCCATGTACCAGCGCCAGAGCAAACAAATCCTGAAGTCTTCTTCGTTAACTATGGTGAAGGCGAGAACCCGACTCTGCCCACTGGAGAGGACCTCCAGTCAGCCCTCAGCTCTGCCGCTCAAGGTGGCGGTAATGTGATTGGTGGCTTCGGCGGCGGCTTTGGTGGAGATGGTGGCTTTGGAAGCGGCGGTGGCTTTGATGGTGGAGCTGGCTTTGTGAGTGGCGGTGGCAGttttggtggcggcggtggcagctTTGATGGTGGAGCTGGCTTTGTGAGTGGCGGCGGTAGCTTTGGTGGCGGCGGTGTTTCAGGAGGCATTGGCCACACCGTGTCTCAGCCGTCGTCGCTGTACTCAGCGCCATAA
- the LOC123745370 gene encoding uncharacterized protein, whose amino-acid sequence MKANFIHGSLLNKLCLSLLKILTCVLAAAADAAPQGYNLAKPSGPAFGGGGGFGGGGGFGGGGGFGGGIGIGGGGGIGGGIGIGGGAGIGGGAGIGGGGVYGGGCGGGQILHVDGSCVTPVVTRNLYVYKAPPLSPIIGPKPYIPPPRIEHNIVFIRTPEVGFGQEPIVVPPPQQKNVVYVLNKRPLHDQKVIHVPAPEQTNPEVFFVNYGEGENPTLPTGEDLQSALSSAAQGGGNVIGGFGGGFGGDGGFGSGGGFDGGAGFVSGGGSFGGGGGSFDGGAGFVSGGGSFGGGGVSGGIGHTVSQPSSLYSAP is encoded by the coding sequence ATGAAAGCAAATTTCATTCACGGCAGTTTACTAAATAAGTTGTGTTTATCTCTCCTTAAGATACTGACATGTGTGCTGGCAGCCGCTGCGGACGCCGCCCCTCAGGGATATAACCTAGCCAAGCCCTCTGGTCCAGCATTTGGAGGTGGCGGAGGGTTTGGCGGTGGCGGAGGGTTTGGCGGTGGCGGAGGGTTTGGAGGTGGAATAGGgattggaggtggtggagggattGGAGGTGGCATAGGAATTGGTGGTGGCGCTGGGATTGGAGGTGGGGCAGGGATTGGAGGTGGCGGTGTGTATGGTGGCGGTTGTGGAGGCGGGCAGATCCTCCATGTTGACGGCAGCTGTGTGACTCCTGTGGTCACTCGCAATCTCTATGTGTACAAAGCTCCTCCATTATCCCCAATCATTGGCCCAAAGCCATACATTCCTCCACCAAGAATTGAACACAATATCGTGTTCATCCGGACCCCAGAAGTCGGATTTGGTCAGGAACCCATTGTTGTGCCACCACCCCAACAGAAGAACGTTGTGTACGTCCTCAACAAGCGACCCTTGCACGACCAGAAGGTCATCCATGTACCAGCGCCAGAGCAAACAAATCCTGAAGTCTTCTTCGTTAACTATGGTGAAGGCGAGAACCCGACTCTGCCCACTGGAGAGGACCTCCAGTCAGCCCTCAGCTCTGCCGCTCAAGGTGGCGGTAATGTGATTGGTGGCTTCGGCGGCGGCTTTGGTGGAGATGGTGGCTTTGGAAGCGGCGGTGGCTTTGATGGTGGAGCTGGCTTTGTGAGTGGCGGTGGCAGttttggtggcggcggtggcagctTTGATGGTGGAGCTGGCTTTGTGAGTGGCGGCGGTAGCTTTGGTGGCGGCGGTGTTTCAGGAGGCATTGGCCACACCGTGTCTCAGCCGTCGTCGCTGTACTCAGCGCCATAA
- the LOC138350172 gene encoding sialidase-like gives MDFLTSKSSWKRFSASTTATTDNHIPSTTPATDNHIPSTTAATNNHIPSTTAATNNHNPSTTPATDNHIPSTTPATVNHNPSTTAATNNHNPSTTPATDNHIPSTTPATDNHSSATDNHIPSTTPATDNHIPSTTPATDNNNPSTTPATDNNNPSTTPATDNNNPSTTAATDNHIPSTTPATDNHIPSTTPATDNNNPSTTPATDNHIPSTTAATDNHIPSTTPATDNHIPSTTPATDNNNPSTTPATDNNNPSTTAATDNHIPSTTPATDNHIPSTTPATDNNNPSTTPATDNHIPSTTAATDNHIPSTTPATDNHIPSTTPATDNNNPSTTPATDNHIPSTTPATDNHIPSTIPATDNHNPSTTPATDNHIPSTTAATDNHIPSTTPATDNHIPSTTPATDNNNPSTTPATDNNNPSTTPATDNHIPSTIPATDNNNPSTTPATDNNNK, from the exons ATGGATTTCCTAACGTCGAAAAGTTCCTGGAAACGATTCTCGGCCTCGACCACAGCTACAACTGACAACCACATCCCCTCGACCACACCTGCAACTGACAACCACATTCCCTCGACCACAGCTGCAACTAACAACCACATTCCCTCGACCACAGCTGCAACTAACAACCACAACCCCTCGACCACACCTGCAACTGACAACCACATTCCCTCGACCACACCTGCAACTGTCAACCACAACCCCTCGACCACAGCTGCAACTAACAACCACAACCCCTCGACCACACCTGCAACTGACAACCACATTCCCTCGACCACACCTGCAACTGACAACCACAGCT CTGCAACTGACAACCACATCCCCTCGACCACACCTGCAACTGACAACCACATTCCCTCGACCACACCTGCAACTGACAACAACAACCCCTCGACCACACCTGCAACTGACAACAACAACCCCTCGACCACACCTGCAACTGACAACAACAACCCCTCGACCACAGCTGCAACTGACAACCACATCCCCTCGACCACACCTGCAACTGACAACCACATTCCCTCGACCACACCTGCAACTGACAACAACAACCCCTCGACCACACCTGCAACTGACAACCACATCCCCTCGACCACAGCTGCAACTGACAACCACATCCCCTCGACCACACCTGCAACTGACAACCACATTCCCTCGACCACACCTGCAACTGACAACAACAACCCCTCGACCACACCTGCAACTGACAACAACAACCCCTCGACCACAGCTGCAACTGACAACCACATCCCCTCGACCACACCTGCAACTGACAACCACATTCCCTCGACCACACCTGCAACTGACAACAACAACCCCTCGACCACACCTGCAACTGACAACCACATCCCCTCGACCACAGCTGCAACTGACAACCACATCCCCTCGACCACACCTGCAACTGACAACCACATTCCCTCGACCACACCTGCAACTGACAACAACAACCCCTCGACCACACCTGCAACTGACAACCACATCCCCTCGACCACACCTGCAACTGACAACCACATTCCCTCGACCATACCTGCAACTGACAACCACAACCCCTCGACCACACCTGCAACTGACAACCACATCCCCTCGACCACAGCTGCAACTGACAACCACATCCCCTCGACCACACCTGCAACTGACAACCACATTCCCTCGACCACACCTGCAACTGACAACAACAACCCCTCGACCACACCTGCAACTGACAACAACAACCCCTCGACCACACCTGCAACTGACAACCACATTCCCTCGACCATACCTGCAACTGACAACAATAACCCCTCGACCACACCTGCAACTGACAACAACAATAAGTGA
- the LOC123745373 gene encoding uncharacterized protein yields MKLLILVSTLVAAAKAGSLGYSLPTPSGPAFGADSLIGSGFGGGVGHGGGVGVGGGIGIGGGGSYGGGCGGGQILHVDGSCVTPLVTRNLYVYKAPPVSPIIGPKPYVPPPKVEHNVIFIHSPEVGFGQEPIVVPPPVQKNVVYVLNKRPELDQKVVHVPAPEQQTPQVYFVNYADGDNPTLPTGGDLQSALSSAAHGGGQVVGGGGFGGGFGGGLGGGLGGGFGGSGGGFVGGYGGGSSFVGDGGFGSGGIKGGGGGLSVSAPSSLYGAP; encoded by the exons atgaagcTCCTG ATCCTGGTCTCCACGCTGGTGGCCGCCGCCAAGGCCGGATCGCTAGGATACAGCCTCCCCACGCCCTCTGGACCAGCATTTGGAGCCGACTCGTTAATCGGTTCAGGGTTTGGAGGTGGCGTTGGGCACGGGGGTGGCGTAGGGGTTGGAGGTGGCATCGGGATTGGAGGTGGCGGTAGCTACGGTGGAGGTTGTGGAGGAGGACAGATCCTCCATGTTGACGGCAGCTGTGTGACTCCTCTGGTCACTCGCAATCTGTACGTGTACAAAGCTCCTCCAGTGTCCCCAATCATCGGGCCGAAGCCATACGTTCCTCCACCAAAGGTTGAACATAACGTTATATTCATCCATTCCCCAGAAGTTGGCTTTGGTCAGGAACCCATCGTCGTGCCTCCACCTGTTCAGAAGAACGTCGTGTACGTCCTCAACAAGCGACCAGAACTGGACCAGAAGGTCGTCCACGTCCCAGCACCAGAACAACAGACTCCACAAGTGTATTTCGTCAACTACGCCGACGGCGACAACCCTACGCTGCCCACCGGTGGAGACCTCCAGTCTGCCCTCAGCTCTGCTGCTCACGGCGGTGGCCAGGTTGTCGGCGGTGGCGGTTTTGGTGGTGGATTCGGTGGTGGACTCGGTGGTGGACTCGGCGGCGGTttcggtggtagtggtggcggctTTGTTGGTGGCTATGGAGGTGGCAGCAGCTTCGTGGGTGACGGAGGCTTCGGTAGTGGAGGtatcaaaggaggaggaggaggtttgtCGGTGAGCGCTCCATCAAGCCTGTACGGCGCGCCCTAG